The genome window TCGATCTGAACCGCCACCGCATAGGGAATCTCCTGGACCGTGTGGTGAAAAACCCGTTCCCGGATGAGTTCGGCGACCAGAAAGCGCTCGCTGCGATCGGTCAGTTGGTCCGGCGGAAAAAGTGGCGGTGCGCTAGGTAGCCAGGCTATAATTTCCTCAAGCAAGGCAGGCAGGCCATCTCCATATAAAGCCGCAATGGGCACCACCACGGCGGCAGGGAATAGCTGGTGATAGGCCGCGATCAACGGCAGGATATCGCGTTTGGAAATAGTATCGATTTTGTTGATGGCGATTACTAAGGGCTTGGCGAACCTGGCCAGATGGGAGGAGATTAGATGGGTTTCGGCTTCTGAATCCTGCGGCGTGACCAGCCACACCACCACGTCGGCTTCGGCCAAGGCATTCAACGCGGCCCGGACCAAACTCTCGTTTAAGGCCCCGCGGGCATCGATGATCCCGGGGGTGTCTAGAAATAACAACTGGGCCGCGGGGCGATGCACTACGGCTCCCAGCCGGTGGCGGGTGGTTTGGGGCCGGGGCGAGGTGATCGCCACTTTTTCGGCCACCAAGCGGTTCAACAGCGTTGATTTGCCCACATTGGGAGCCCCGATCAGGGCCACATAACCGCATTTAAAATCATCCCCGGACATTTTTGCCTTGACAATGAAAATCCTGATAATTCCGCCGCCAGCCTCCGGCTAGCAGGCCCAACCCCACCAGCCCCAGGCACAGGTAAGCAAAGATGTTGCCGAAGCGACTGTAAAAACTGTTGCCCGGCCCCAAGGGTAAGGTGGCGGATTCTGCGGTCGCAACAAAGAGTTCAGACCGCCAGATGATCCGCCCATCGGGATGAATAAAGGCGCTGAACCCGGTATTGGCGGCTCGGGCCAGACTGAGCCGGTTTTCCACGGCCCGCAGCACGGCCATGGAAAGATGTTGATAAGGGGCGCTGGTGGTGCCAAACCAGGCGTCATTGGTAATATTGACCAGCAAATTAGCGCCATTTTGGGCCATGGCCCGGCTCAACTCCGGGAAAATGGACTCAAAACAGATCAGCGTGCCTACGTCCACCTTTGGGGTGGATAAGACCACCCCTGGAGGACCAGAGGCAAAATCTCCCACCATGGGCACCATTTTGCCGACAAAAAAGAAATACCGCCGTAAAGGCACATATTCGCCGTAGGGCACCAGGTGGGCTTTATCATAGCTGCCCGTCACCTTACCCTGGGGAGAAAGCAGATAAGCCCGATTGTAAAATTTTTGCTCCCCCGATTCCTGGAACTCAAAGGCCGGGCTGCCAAACAGCAAATAGCTCTGGGCCTGTTGGGCAATGTTCTCTACCTGCCGGGACATCTGCGGCTCCCGCAAGAAGAAAAAAGGTGCGGCGGTTTCCGGCCAGATCACCAGATGCGGCTGGGCGCGGCTGATCTGCCGGGTCAGCTCGGCATAAATATCGATCGTGGCCTGCTGAAACTCGGGGTTCCACTTCTGGCCCTGTTCAATATTGCCTTGCACCACCGCTACCGGTAATTGTGGACTTTGGGCAGCCCGGCGCTGGATATTCTGCACCCGGAAGTGGCCATAGGCAATGGTGCCGCCGGTGATGATCAGGGTCAGAATCAGGGCCTGGAGACGTTGCCGTCTTTCGGCTTCCCCAAAGGTCAGTAGCAGACAGAAAATCGCCTGATTAACCAAGACGATCACAAAGGACAGGCCATAGACCCCGGTAAGATCAGCAAGTTGGACCAGGAGCCGACAATCATAAAGGGCATACCCCAGTAATTCCCAGGGAAAGCCGGTGAAGAGACAGGCCTGTACAAACTCCAGGGCGACCCATAGGGCCGGCGCCCACCAGAGCAGATTCAGACCCCGCCGCTGCCCCCAACTGACCCCCCAGGCCCAGAAGCCGCGGTATAAACTTAAATAGGCGGCCAGTAGCAGCAGAATGGCAAAGCCCAGTATCAAAGGGAGATGGCCATACACATGAGTGACATAAACGATCCAATAAAACAGAGTCAAGTTATTAGTCAACCCATTAATAAAGCCTAACAGGAAGGCATTCCGACCGCTCAAACCCCTAAGAGCCCAGAAAAGCGGCACCAGCGCGATCAGCAACAGGTAAGTCTGGCTGAATTTGGGGAAAGCCGCGGTTAATAATAATCCCGACAGCAGCACCGCCAGCACCTGGCTAAGGGTCAGACCACCAGGAAGACGAGAGATCATAGCAGAGCCTCAGGAATATTTTTATATCGGGTTACCGTCATAGGCCGGCACCAGAATCTATCTAACCAGGAGATGGATACATCTTTTATGCCATGAAGCAGTTTGAATATTGACTTTCTAATATAACCGATCTTAATGGGGAAAAGCTATGCAGATTTTTGGAGAAGAGGAGATTTTAGCAAAGATTTTAAATGGATAAAAGCCAAAGGAACTGAGCTAGCTTTGTATTGATAGATTTTCTGAGACGGCAGGAGTTAAGGGTTGGACACGAATTTTTTTGACCCGGCGGTCATCTGCTGCGACCACCTGAAATTCCAGGTTATTGACCTTAACCTGGTCATTAACTTTGGGGACCCGGCCTAAATGGTGAATCAGAAGCCCACCCACTGACTCAAATTCCCCTTCCGGACAGGGAATATCAAAATAAGCGGCCAACTCTTCGATATCCAGCCGGGCATCGA of Deltaproteobacteria bacterium contains these proteins:
- the era gene encoding GTPase Era; translation: MSGDDFKCGYVALIGAPNVGKSTLLNRLVAEKVAITSPRPQTTRHRLGAVVHRPAAQLLFLDTPGIIDARGALNESLVRAALNALAEADVVVWLVTPQDSEAETHLISSHLARFAKPLVIAINKIDTISKRDILPLIAAYHQLFPAAVVVPIAALYGDGLPALLEEIIAWLPSAPPLFPPDQLTDRSERFLVAELIRERVFHHTVQEIPYAVAVQIEEFDERQRPQLVRIRAIIYVERQSQKGIVIGKHGRLLKIIGQEARAAIETLLLCRVFLELWVKVWKNWRKDPRALRELGYLE
- the lnt gene encoding apolipoprotein N-acyltransferase, producing the protein MISRLPGGLTLSQVLAVLLSGLLLTAAFPKFSQTYLLLIALVPLFWALRGLSGRNAFLLGFINGLTNNLTLFYWIVYVTHVYGHLPLILGFAILLLLAAYLSLYRGFWAWGVSWGQRRGLNLLWWAPALWVALEFVQACLFTGFPWELLGYALYDCRLLVQLADLTGVYGLSFVIVLVNQAIFCLLLTFGEAERRQRLQALILTLIITGGTIAYGHFRVQNIQRRAAQSPQLPVAVVQGNIEQGQKWNPEFQQATIDIYAELTRQISRAQPHLVIWPETAAPFFFLREPQMSRQVENIAQQAQSYLLFGSPAFEFQESGEQKFYNRAYLLSPQGKVTGSYDKAHLVPYGEYVPLRRYFFFVGKMVPMVGDFASGPPGVVLSTPKVDVGTLICFESIFPELSRAMAQNGANLLVNITNDAWFGTTSAPYQHLSMAVLRAVENRLSLARAANTGFSAFIHPDGRIIWRSELFVATAESATLPLGPGNSFYSRFGNIFAYLCLGLVGLGLLAGGWRRNYQDFHCQGKNVRG